In Streptomyces chartreusis, the following proteins share a genomic window:
- a CDS encoding LpqB family beta-propeller domain-containing protein: protein MGADREGGVRHRPGRAAAYVACGAVLLAGCASMPDSGDLRGVESTPRQEAQVRVFAMPPHEDASSSEIVSGFLEALTSDDPDYEMARKYLTKEASDNWRPLLSTMVLADGPAADVDRVGGREETDNLSYRLTGDKVATVDSQQSYAPASGEYSQAMHLTRDKKTKQWRIDVPPRGVVMGKSDFQRNYMSVDKYYFATNTTLGASPHTAAVADPVYVRRNVDPMTQTVRSLLKGPTSWLNPVVRSSFPTGTALKSDDTTLSTDDQNRLTVPLNDKAARVGLTKCNEMAAQLLFTLQKLTPTVDEVALRAGGRQLCVLSENDAEGVATRGSVERADYLYFLDDKHRLVRLDAATNDTKPDLVPGALGEGDAQLKSVGVSRDEDMAAGVGLDGKNLYVGALVAGGPLGDPELTSAGKTADERLSAPSWDAQGDLWIADRDPDNPRLLLLKEGVDDPVTVNMPTGLEGRIESVRVAADGVRIALVVKQGEKSSLLIGRIERSDAGKEGDQSAVSVRELRSATPALEEVSAMSWAGDSRLVVVGREKGGVQTMRYVQVDGSTPEGPAPAALSGVKEITASEDARLPLVGYSEDGIVRLPSGEQWQKVVTDGTAPVYPG from the coding sequence GTGGGCGCTGACCGCGAGGGGGGCGTCCGGCACAGGCCGGGGCGCGCGGCGGCGTACGTCGCCTGTGGCGCCGTACTGCTGGCCGGGTGCGCCTCGATGCCCGACAGCGGGGATCTGCGCGGCGTGGAGTCCACGCCGCGGCAGGAGGCGCAGGTGCGGGTCTTCGCGATGCCGCCGCACGAGGACGCCTCGTCGTCGGAGATCGTGTCGGGCTTCCTGGAGGCGCTGACCAGCGACGATCCGGACTACGAGATGGCACGCAAGTACCTGACGAAGGAGGCGTCGGACAACTGGCGGCCCCTGTTGTCCACGATGGTGCTCGCCGACGGGCCGGCCGCCGACGTGGATCGTGTGGGGGGCCGGGAGGAGACCGACAACCTCTCGTACCGGCTGACCGGCGACAAGGTCGCCACGGTCGACTCGCAGCAGTCGTACGCGCCCGCCAGCGGGGAGTACAGCCAGGCGATGCACCTCACCCGGGACAAGAAGACCAAGCAGTGGCGCATCGACGTGCCACCGCGCGGTGTCGTCATGGGCAAGTCGGACTTCCAGCGCAACTACATGTCCGTCGACAAGTACTACTTCGCCACGAACACCACGCTCGGGGCTTCCCCGCATACGGCGGCCGTCGCCGACCCGGTCTATGTGCGCCGCAACGTCGACCCCATGACGCAGACCGTGCGCTCCCTGCTGAAGGGGCCCACCAGCTGGCTCAACCCGGTGGTCAGGTCGAGCTTCCCGACCGGTACGGCGTTGAAGTCGGACGACACCACGTTGTCGACCGACGATCAGAACCGGCTGACCGTGCCGTTGAACGACAAGGCCGCGCGCGTCGGGCTGACCAAGTGCAACGAGATGGCGGCCCAGCTGCTGTTCACCCTCCAGAAACTCACGCCCACTGTGGACGAGGTCGCGCTGCGCGCGGGCGGTCGCCAGCTGTGCGTGCTGTCCGAGAACGACGCGGAGGGCGTCGCGACGCGCGGGTCGGTGGAGCGCGCCGACTATCTGTACTTCCTCGACGACAAGCACCGGCTGGTACGGCTGGACGCGGCCACCAACGACACGAAGCCGGACCTCGTGCCGGGCGCGCTGGGCGAGGGCGACGCGCAGCTGAAGTCGGTGGGGGTGTCGCGCGACGAGGACATGGCGGCCGGCGTCGGTCTCGACGGCAAGAACCTCTACGTCGGGGCACTGGTGGCGGGCGGCCCGCTCGGCGATCCCGAGCTGACCAGCGCGGGCAAGACGGCGGACGAGCGGCTCTCGGCGCCCAGCTGGGACGCCCAGGGCGATCTGTGGATCGCCGACCGCGATCCCGACAACCCCCGGCTGCTCCTGCTCAAGGAGGGCGTGGACGACCCGGTCACCGTGAACATGCCGACCGGGCTTGAGGGGCGCATCGAGTCCGTGCGGGTGGCCGCCGACGGCGTCCGGATCGCGCTCGTGGTGAAGCAGGGCGAGAAGTCGTCGCTGCTGATCGGGCGGATCGAGCGCAGTGACGCAGGCAAGGAAGGCGACCAGTCGGCCGTCTCGGTGCGCGAACTGCGTTCCGCCACGCCCGCGTTGGAGGAGGTCTCGGCCATGTCGTGGGCCGGTGACAGCCGGCTCGTCGTGGTCGGGCGGGAGAAGGGCGGCGTGCAGACCATGCGGTACGTGCAGGTCGACGGCTCCACTCCGGAAGGGCCGGCGCCCGCGGCGCTCAGCGGGGTGAAGGAGATCACCGCGTCCGAGGACGCACGGCTGCCGCTGGTCGGCTACTCGGAGGACGGGATCGTGCGGCTGCCGTCCGGGGAGCAGTGGCAGAAGGTCGTGACGGACGGGACGGCGCCGGTCTATCCGGGGTGA
- a CDS encoding ComF family protein, with the protein MRGWWRDLTDLVLPAECGGCGRPRTVLCPECRAVLSGTAPSRVRPVPEPSGLPVVHAAARYEDEARAALLAHKERGALALAAPLGTALAGAVRAGLRDACADGGGVSGRAVRTLGGQARAFEAEAGRSTGSAGAAVLLVPVPSARGAVRARGHDPARRIALAAASELRRTGTPARVLAVLRQGRAVADQSGLNSRQRLDNLAGALTVAPGGGRLLVGGGPVVLVDDLMTTGASLAEAARALRAATATGAAAAGSRAPERAETSDGEGVQVGAESAGVSGLEGLSVDGLEGRSVYGGTEGEVDAYRWGTADPAGCGDGATLVYRARSRESRGERKAGPTEGAVRRTREVPGIMGTGRPDDLIRAAVVAAPPDSFEINRN; encoded by the coding sequence ATGCGGGGGTGGTGGCGGGACCTCACCGATCTGGTGCTGCCGGCCGAGTGCGGAGGCTGTGGGAGGCCTCGCACGGTGCTCTGCCCGGAGTGCCGTGCCGTCCTGAGCGGGACCGCACCGAGCCGGGTGCGACCGGTGCCGGAGCCGTCCGGGCTGCCGGTCGTGCACGCGGCAGCGAGGTACGAGGACGAGGCGAGGGCCGCGCTGCTGGCCCACAAGGAACGCGGCGCGCTGGCACTGGCGGCGCCGCTCGGGACGGCCCTGGCGGGGGCTGTACGGGCGGGGCTGCGGGATGCCTGTGCGGATGGCGGTGGTGTGAGCGGACGGGCTGTGCGGACGCTGGGCGGACAGGCGCGGGCCTTCGAAGCGGAGGCGGGGCGGTCGACCGGCAGTGCTGGTGCGGCGGTGCTGCTCGTGCCTGTGCCCTCGGCACGCGGTGCCGTGCGGGCGCGAGGGCATGATCCGGCGCGGCGGATCGCGCTCGCGGCGGCGAGTGAGTTGCGGCGGACCGGGACGCCGGCCCGTGTGCTCGCCGTGCTGCGGCAGGGGCGTGCGGTGGCCGACCAGTCGGGGCTCAACTCCCGGCAGCGGCTGGACAATCTCGCGGGCGCGCTGACGGTCGCTCCCGGGGGAGGCCGGCTGCTCGTGGGCGGTGGTCCGGTCGTGCTCGTCGACGACCTGATGACGACCGGTGCGTCCCTGGCGGAGGCGGCGCGGGCCTTGCGGGCGGCCACGGCCACGGGGGCTGCGGCGGCGGGCTCTCGCGCACCGGAGCGGGCGGAGACGTCCGATGGGGAGGGGGTGCAGGTCGGCGCGGAGTCGGCGGGTGTTTCCGGCCTGGAGGGACTGAGTGTGGACGGGCTGGAAGGACGGAGCGTGTACGGCGGAACGGAAGGGGAGGTGGACGCGTATAGATGGGGGACCGCGGACCCCGCGGGGTGTGGTGACGGGGCAACCCTTGTGTATCGAGCGAGAAGTCGGGAAAGCAGAGGGGAACGGAAGGCCGGACCGACGGAGGGCGCTGTGCGGCGGACGCGTGAGGTGCCGGGAATCATGGGTACCGGACGGCCTGATGACCTGATCCGTGCGGCTGTGGTAGCTGCGCCTCCGGATTCTTTCGAAATAAACCGGAACTGA
- the hpf gene encoding ribosome hibernation-promoting factor, HPF/YfiA family — MDIVVKGRKTEVPERFRKHVAEKLKLEKIQRLDAKVISLDVEVSKEPNPRQADRSDRVEITLRSRGPVIRAEAAASDPYAALDLAAEKLDARLRKQHDKRFSRRGSRRLTAAEVPDHVPGAATLNGNGHTFQEEEPDGVPTKKIGSLEVKGEGPLVVREKTHVASPMTLDQALYEMELVGHDFYLFVDSETKEPSVVYRRHAYDYGVIHLNTDPMVTQAQSPAAGGTLGG; from the coding sequence GTGGACATCGTCGTCAAAGGCCGCAAGACCGAGGTGCCCGAGCGGTTCCGCAAGCACGTGGCCGAGAAGCTGAAGCTGGAGAAGATCCAGAGGCTCGATGCCAAGGTGATCAGCCTCGACGTCGAGGTGTCCAAGGAGCCCAACCCGCGACAGGCCGACCGTAGCGATCGAGTGGAGATCACGCTCCGCTCCCGCGGTCCGGTGATCCGGGCGGAGGCAGCGGCCAGCGACCCGTACGCGGCACTCGATCTGGCTGCGGAGAAGTTGGATGCGCGGCTGCGCAAGCAGCACGACAAGCGTTTCTCGCGCCGAGGGTCACGCCGGCTCACGGCGGCGGAGGTTCCCGACCACGTTCCGGGCGCGGCGACGCTCAACGGCAACGGCCACACCTTCCAGGAAGAAGAGCCGGACGGAGTTCCCACCAAGAAGATCGGCTCGCTCGAGGTGAAGGGCGAAGGGCCCCTCGTCGTACGCGAGAAGACGCACGTCGCCTCCCCGATGACCCTCGACCAGGCTCTCTACGAGATGGAGCTGGTCGGACACGACTTCTACCTCTTCGTCGACTCCGAGACGAAGGAGCCGAGTGTCGTCTACCGGCGGCACGCCTATGACTACGGGGTCATCCACCTCAACACGGATCCGATGGTCACCCAGGCGCAATCTCCCGCGGCTGGTGGCACGCTGGGCGGCTGA
- a CDS encoding response regulator translates to MADSFGPMRDEDADGDVVGMGPDTGSPRKEPIRVLVVDDHALFRRGLEIVLAAEEDIQVVGEAGDGAEAVDKAADLLPDIVLMDVRMPKRGGIEACTSIKEVAPSAKIIMLTISDEEADLYDAIKAGATGYLLKEISTDEVATAIRAVADGQSQISPSMASKLLTEFKSMIQRTDERRLVPAPRLTDRELEVLKLVATGMNNRDIAKELFISENTVKNHVRNILEKLQLHSRMEAVVYAMREKILEIR, encoded by the coding sequence ATGGCGGACAGCTTCGGACCGATGCGGGACGAGGATGCCGACGGTGATGTCGTCGGCATGGGCCCTGACACGGGCTCTCCACGCAAGGAACCGATCAGAGTCCTCGTCGTGGACGACCACGCCCTGTTCCGCCGTGGACTGGAGATCGTGCTCGCGGCCGAGGAGGACATCCAGGTGGTCGGGGAGGCGGGCGACGGCGCGGAGGCCGTCGACAAGGCCGCCGACCTGCTGCCGGACATCGTCCTGATGGACGTGCGGATGCCCAAGCGGGGCGGGATCGAGGCCTGCACCTCCATCAAGGAGGTGGCCCCCAGCGCGAAGATCATCATGCTGACGATCAGCGACGAGGAGGCCGACCTCTACGACGCGATCAAGGCGGGCGCGACCGGCTATCTCCTCAAGGAGATCTCCACGGACGAGGTGGCGACGGCCATCCGCGCGGTGGCCGACGGGCAGTCGCAGATCAGCCCGTCCATGGCGTCGAAGCTGCTCACCGAGTTCAAGTCGATGATCCAGCGGACGGACGAGCGCCGGCTGGTGCCGGCGCCGCGGCTGACGGATCGCGAGCTGGAGGTCCTCAAGCTCGTCGCGACGGGGATGAACAACCGGGACATCGCCAAGGAGTTGTTCATCTCCGAGAACACCGTGAAGAACCACGTGCGCAACATCCTGGAGAAGCTCCAGCTGCACTCCAGGATGGAGGCCGTGGTCTACGCGATGCGGGAGAAGATCCTCGAGATCCGCTGA
- a CDS encoding winged helix-turn-helix domain-containing protein, giving the protein MTSLRPTTDLTADEARRIALRAQGFLGALDRRSGVRGILRHLGAVQLDTISVLARSHELIPYARLGAVSRKTVEKAYWTETHAFEYWSHAACILPVEEWPHFAFRRRAYRNRPHWNHDLPDGTYDQVIKQLRTEGPLTATELGGAKRTSEWWDWSGTKVAVERALMYGEVVCVERRGWKRVYDLAERAVPQALLHDELDDAECLRRLVRLAGQSLGVGTRADIADYHRLKGEQVDAVIADSGLVPVTVEGWGKPAWADPAALETPPRGRHRTTLLSPFDSLIWERARTERIFGFTHRLEAYVPKQKRVYGYFAMPVLAGGRLVGRVDPAREGSTLVAKQATVDGPKAVPAVAQALVEAASWVDCTDVRVERVDAPELREPLVRELARLTG; this is encoded by the coding sequence ATGACCTCCCTGCGCCCCACCACCGACCTCACGGCCGACGAGGCCCGCCGCATCGCACTGCGCGCACAGGGCTTCCTCGGTGCTCTCGACCGCAGGTCAGGCGTCCGCGGCATCCTCCGTCACCTCGGCGCGGTGCAACTCGACACCATCTCGGTCCTGGCCCGCTCCCACGAGCTCATTCCGTACGCCCGCCTGGGCGCGGTGAGCCGTAAGACGGTCGAGAAGGCGTACTGGACCGAGACGCACGCCTTCGAGTACTGGTCGCACGCGGCCTGCATCCTCCCCGTCGAGGAGTGGCCGCACTTCGCGTTCCGCCGCCGCGCCTACCGCAACCGGCCGCACTGGAACCACGACCTCCCCGACGGCACCTACGACCAGGTGATCAAGCAGCTCCGCACCGAGGGCCCGCTCACGGCGACCGAGCTGGGCGGCGCGAAGCGCACGAGCGAGTGGTGGGACTGGTCGGGCACGAAGGTCGCCGTCGAGCGCGCCCTGATGTACGGCGAGGTGGTCTGCGTCGAACGCCGCGGCTGGAAGCGTGTCTACGACCTCGCCGAGCGCGCCGTCCCACAGGCGCTGCTGCACGACGAGCTGGATGACGCCGAGTGCCTGCGCCGTCTGGTCCGCCTGGCCGGCCAGTCCCTCGGTGTCGGCACGCGCGCGGACATCGCCGACTACCACCGCCTCAAGGGCGAGCAGGTCGACGCGGTGATCGCCGACTCCGGTCTGGTCCCGGTCACGGTCGAGGGCTGGGGCAAGCCGGCCTGGGCCGACCCGGCCGCCCTGGAGACACCGCCGCGCGGCCGCCACCGTACGACGCTGCTGTCCCCGTTCGACTCCCTGATCTGGGAGCGGGCGCGCACGGAGCGCATCTTCGGCTTCACGCACCGCCTGGAGGCGTACGTACCGAAGCAGAAGCGCGTCTACGGCTACTTCGCGATGCCGGTCCTGGCCGGCGGCCGGCTGGTCGGCCGTGTGGACCCGGCCCGCGAGGGCAGCACCCTGGTCGCCAAGCAGGCCACTGTGGACGGCCCGAAGGCGGTCCCTGCGGTGGCGCAGGCACTGGTCGAGGCGGCGAGCTGGGTGGACTGCACGGACGTAAGAGTGGAACGGGTCGACGCCCCGGAGCTGCGCGAGCCGCTCGTCCGCGAACTCGCGCGCCTGACGGGGTGA
- a CDS encoding GNAT family N-acetyltransferase — protein MEPVTLTTDRLLMRTVGQKDADTVYEAAQDPDIQRWTTIPSPYLREHAHSFTEELVPEGWQNGSMFTWGLFLPEGEDLVGMLGLTMRSMSEAEVGFWGTKEHRGNGYVTEAVLAAARWAFVQLSIDRVEWRAEVGNRPSRAVAERAGFTLEGTLRSAIVQQGVRRDCWVGSLLPSDLALPSTAPYLPPREQPA, from the coding sequence ATGGAACCCGTCACGCTCACCACCGACCGACTCCTGATGCGCACGGTAGGCCAGAAGGACGCCGACACCGTGTACGAGGCCGCCCAGGATCCGGATATCCAGCGCTGGACCACGATCCCTTCCCCGTACCTGCGCGAGCACGCCCACAGCTTCACGGAGGAACTGGTCCCCGAGGGCTGGCAGAACGGCTCGATGTTCACCTGGGGCCTCTTCCTCCCCGAAGGGGAGGACCTGGTCGGCATGCTCGGTCTGACGATGCGTTCCATGAGCGAGGCCGAGGTCGGCTTCTGGGGCACGAAGGAACACCGCGGGAACGGCTATGTCACCGAGGCCGTCCTCGCCGCGGCCCGCTGGGCCTTCGTCCAGCTGTCGATCGACCGTGTGGAGTGGCGCGCGGAGGTCGGCAACAGGCCCTCCCGCGCGGTGGCCGAACGCGCCGGGTTCACCCTGGAGGGCACCCTCCGCTCCGCCATCGTGCAGCAGGGCGTACGCCGGGACTGCTGGGTGGGTTCCCTGCTCCCGTCGGACCTGGCGCTGCCGTCGACGGCGCCGTATCTGCCGCCGAGGGAGCAGCCCGCCTAG
- the secA gene encoding preprotein translocase subunit SecA → MSVLSKIMRAGEGKILRKLHRIADQVNSIEEDFVDLSDAELRALTDEYKQRYADGESLDDLLPEAFATVREAAKRVLGQRHYDVQIMGGAALHLGYVAEMKTGEGKTLVGTLPAYLNALSGEGVHLITVNDYLAERDSEMMGRVHKFLGLDVGCILANMTPAQRREQYACDITYGTNNEFGFDYLRDNMAWSQDELVQRGHNFAIVDEVDSILVDEARTPLIISGPADQATKWYGDFAKLVTRLKKGEAGNPLKGLEETGDYDVDEKKRTVAIHEAGVSKVEDWLGIDNLYESVNTPLVGYLNNAIKAKELFKNDKDYVVIDGEVMIVDEHTGRILAGRRYNEGMHQAIEAKEGVDIKDENQTLATITLQNFFRLYKRHDHNEKEQPGLCGMTGTAMTEAAEFHQIYKLGVVPIPTNKPMIRKDQSDLIYRTEVAKFEAVVDDIVEKHEKGQPILVGTTSVEKSEYLSQQLSKRGVQHEVLNAKQHDREAIIVAQAGRKGAVTVATNMAGRGTDIKLGGNPEDLAEAELRQQGLDPEEHIEEWAQYLPAALERAAQAVKAEFEEVKDLGGLYVLGTERHESRRIDNQLRGRSGRQGDPGESRFYLSLGDDLMRLFKAQMVERVMSMANVPDDVPIENKMVTRAIASAQSQVEQQNFETRKNVLKYDEVLNRQREVIYGERRRVLEGEDLHEQVQHFMNDTIDAYIGAETAEGFAEEWDLDRLWGAFKQLYPVKVTIEELEEAAGDRAGLTAEFIGESIKDDVYEQYQGRETQLGSEIMRELERRVVLSVLDRKWREHLYEMDYLQEGIGLRAMAQKDPLVEYQREGFDMFTAMMEGIKEESVGYLFNLEVQVEQQVEEVPVEDTKPVADLEKKDAVPAQAGARPEIRAKGLEAPRRPDRLHYTAPKVDGEGDIVEGDFTNDDEPVRSEADGLTRAERRKQARGGRRRKK, encoded by the coding sequence GTGTCCGTCCTCTCGAAGATCATGCGTGCAGGCGAAGGCAAGATCCTGCGCAAGCTGCACCGCATCGCGGACCAGGTCAACTCCATCGAAGAGGACTTCGTCGACCTCTCCGACGCCGAGCTGCGGGCCCTCACCGATGAGTACAAGCAGCGCTACGCCGACGGTGAGAGCCTGGACGACCTGCTTCCCGAGGCCTTCGCCACCGTTCGCGAGGCCGCGAAGCGGGTCCTCGGCCAGCGGCACTACGACGTCCAGATCATGGGCGGCGCGGCCCTGCACCTCGGCTACGTGGCCGAGATGAAGACCGGTGAGGGCAAGACGCTCGTCGGCACGCTCCCCGCTTACCTGAACGCGCTGTCCGGCGAGGGCGTCCACCTGATCACGGTGAACGACTACCTGGCCGAGCGTGACTCCGAGATGATGGGCCGCGTCCACAAGTTCCTCGGCCTGGACGTCGGCTGCATCCTCGCGAACATGACGCCGGCCCAGCGCCGCGAGCAGTACGCGTGCGACATCACGTACGGCACGAACAACGAGTTCGGCTTCGACTACCTGCGCGACAACATGGCGTGGTCCCAGGACGAACTCGTCCAGCGCGGCCACAACTTCGCCATCGTCGACGAGGTCGACTCCATCCTCGTCGACGAGGCCCGTACGCCGCTGATCATCTCCGGCCCCGCCGACCAGGCCACCAAGTGGTACGGCGACTTCGCCAAGCTGGTCACGCGCCTGAAGAAGGGCGAGGCGGGCAACCCGCTCAAGGGCCTTGAGGAGACCGGCGACTACGACGTCGACGAGAAGAAGCGCACCGTCGCCATCCACGAGGCCGGTGTCTCCAAGGTCGAGGACTGGCTCGGCATCGACAACCTCTACGAGTCGGTGAACACGCCTCTGGTGGGCTACCTGAACAACGCCATCAAGGCGAAGGAGCTCTTCAAGAACGACAAGGACTACGTCGTCATCGACGGCGAGGTCATGATCGTCGACGAGCACACCGGCCGTATCCTCGCCGGCCGCCGCTACAACGAGGGCATGCACCAGGCGATCGAGGCGAAGGAAGGGGTGGACATCAAGGACGAGAACCAGACCCTCGCCACGATCACCCTCCAGAACTTCTTCCGCCTCTACAAGCGCCACGACCACAACGAGAAGGAACAGCCCGGTCTGTGCGGCATGACCGGTACGGCGATGACCGAGGCCGCCGAGTTCCACCAGATCTACAAGCTCGGCGTCGTCCCGATCCCGACGAACAAGCCGATGATCCGCAAGGACCAGTCGGACCTGATCTACCGCACCGAGGTCGCGAAGTTCGAGGCGGTCGTCGACGACATCGTCGAGAAGCACGAGAAGGGCCAGCCGATCCTCGTCGGTACGACGTCGGTCGAGAAGTCCGAGTACCTCTCGCAGCAGCTGTCCAAGCGCGGTGTCCAGCACGAGGTGCTGAACGCCAAGCAGCACGACCGTGAGGCGATCATCGTCGCCCAGGCCGGCCGCAAGGGCGCCGTCACCGTGGCCACCAACATGGCCGGCCGTGGTACCGACATCAAGCTCGGCGGCAACCCCGAGGACCTCGCCGAGGCCGAGCTGCGCCAGCAGGGCCTCGACCCCGAGGAGCACATCGAGGAGTGGGCCCAGTACCTGCCCGCCGCCCTGGAGCGGGCCGCTCAGGCGGTCAAGGCGGAGTTCGAGGAGGTCAAGGACCTCGGCGGCCTCTACGTCCTCGGCACCGAGCGGCACGAGTCGCGCCGTATCGACAACCAGCTGCGCGGTCGTTCCGGCCGTCAGGGTGACCCGGGCGAGTCCCGCTTCTACCTCTCCCTCGGTGACGACCTGATGCGGCTGTTCAAGGCCCAGATGGTCGAGCGCGTGATGTCGATGGCGAACGTCCCGGACGACGTGCCGATCGAGAACAAGATGGTCACGCGCGCGATCGCGTCCGCCCAGTCGCAGGTCGAGCAGCAGAACTTCGAGACGCGTAAGAACGTCCTGAAGTACGACGAGGTCCTCAACCGTCAGCGCGAGGTCATCTACGGCGAGCGGCGCCGCGTCCTGGAGGGCGAGGACCTGCACGAGCAGGTGCAGCACTTCATGAACGATACGATCGACGCGTACATCGGCGCGGAGACCGCCGAGGGCTTCGCCGAGGAGTGGGACCTGGACCGGCTGTGGGGCGCCTTCAAGCAGCTCTACCCGGTGAAGGTCACCATCGAGGAGCTGGAGGAGGCCGCGGGCGACCGGGCCGGACTCACCGCCGAGTTCATCGGGGAGTCCATCAAGGACGACGTCTACGAGCAGTACCAGGGGCGGGAGACGCAGCTCGGCTCCGAGATCATGCGTGAGCTGGAGCGCCGGGTCGTGCTGTCGGTCCTGGACCGCAAGTGGCGTGAGCACCTCTACGAGATGGACTACCTCCAGGAGGGCATCGGCCTGCGCGCGATGGCGCAGAAGGACCCGCTGGTCGAGTACCAGCGCGAGGGCTTCGACATGTTCACCGCCATGATGGAGGGCATCAAGGAGGAGTCCGTCGGCTACCTGTTCAACCTGGAGGTCCAGGTCGAGCAGCAGGTCGAGGAGGTCCCTGTCGAGGACACCAAGCCGGTGGCCGACCTGGAGAAGAAGGACGCGGTGCCGGCGCAGGCGGGCGCGCGTCCCGAGATCCGGGCCAAGGGGCTGGAGGCTCCGCGCCGTCCGGACCGGCTGCACTACACCGCGCCCAAGGTCGACGGCGAGGGTGACATCGTCGAGGGCGACTTCACCAACGACGACGAGCCGGTGCGCTCCGAGGCCGACGGCCTCACGCGCGCGGAGCGCCGCAAGCAGGCGCGTGGCGGTCGTCGCCGTAAGAAGTGA
- a CDS encoding Rv3235 family protein has product MHKVMTRTQQRPGTRPPTRRDTRRPADSPPRTPSGGTPRTTSPGDRPPGSPGTRGSRTRTGPTDTRPQTAPASAPRVPAPRAPGLPARPATRVPTPPASHVPTPPAARLPTTDGLPARGLRATRGLPTTEGLPAADTSPPRPAVPQPRPTDVFADRLLLVLSGQRPVHSMLRHTAGRAYDELAWLAERGPLRTRGARPVVRDIGYFEPRAGAIEAFARIAAGDQLRAMAFRLEQGGDLRWRCTAVELGGPRRPRANDD; this is encoded by the coding sequence ATGCACAAGGTCATGACCAGGACGCAGCAACGCCCCGGCACCCGCCCACCGACCCGCCGCGACACCCGCCGCCCGGCCGACTCCCCGCCCCGCACGCCGAGCGGCGGCACACCCCGCACGACGTCCCCCGGAGACCGCCCACCCGGCTCCCCCGGCACACGGGGCTCCCGCACCCGAACCGGCCCCACGGACACCCGCCCCCAGACCGCCCCGGCCTCCGCTCCCCGCGTCCCGGCACCGCGCGCACCCGGGCTCCCGGCCCGCCCCGCCACCCGCGTCCCGACCCCACCCGCTTCACACGTCCCGACGCCACCCGCCGCCAGGCTCCCGACAACCGACGGCCTCCCGGCCCGCGGCCTCCGCGCAACCCGCGGCCTCCCGACAACCGAAGGTCTCCCAGCCGCCGACACCTCCCCGCCGAGGCCCGCCGTCCCCCAGCCCCGCCCCACCGACGTCTTCGCCGACCGCCTGCTCCTGGTCCTGAGCGGCCAGCGCCCCGTCCACTCGATGCTGCGCCACACCGCGGGCCGCGCCTACGACGAACTCGCCTGGCTGGCGGAACGCGGCCCCCTGCGCACCCGCGGCGCCCGCCCCGTCGTCCGCGACATCGGCTACTTCGAGCCCCGCGCGGGCGCCATCGAGGCCTTCGCCCGCATCGCCGCCGGCGACCAGCTGCGCGCCATGGCGTTCCGCCTGGAACAGGGCGGAGACCTCCGCTGGCGCTGCACAGCGGTGGAACTGGGCGGCCCACGCAGGCCCCGGGCCAACGACGACTGA
- a CDS encoding DUF6912 family protein, giving the protein MRVYVPLTLPGLAEAYKTGELGAGPLAAYAVTPALREWYLSDDIEELEYAALNRAALASLRLLAADAEAARRRVVVAVDVADGAAVADPDRGLDPSALGEVRIARGVALARAAAVHVDADDAETDVAAAAGALEAADGGDDDAQFVVDGAEDHELLWFATQEIPNLVGPGD; this is encoded by the coding sequence ATGCGCGTCTACGTCCCTCTGACCCTCCCCGGCCTCGCCGAGGCGTACAAGACGGGAGAGCTGGGGGCCGGACCGCTCGCCGCGTACGCCGTCACGCCCGCGTTGCGCGAGTGGTATCTCTCCGACGACATCGAGGAGTTGGAGTACGCGGCGCTGAACCGGGCCGCCCTCGCCTCGCTGCGCCTGCTCGCGGCGGACGCGGAGGCCGCGCGGCGCCGGGTCGTGGTCGCCGTCGACGTGGCCGACGGTGCGGCCGTCGCCGACCCCGACCGGGGGCTGGACCCCTCGGCGCTGGGCGAGGTGCGGATCGCCCGGGGTGTGGCGCTGGCCAGGGCGGCCGCCGTGCATGTCGACGCGGACGACGCCGAGACGGACGTGGCGGCTGCCGCGGGGGCGCTGGAGGCGGCGGACGGCGGGGACGACGACGCGCAGTTCGTCGTGGACGGGGCCGAGGACCACGAGCTGCTGTGGTTCGCGACGCAGGAGATCCCGAACCTGGTGGGGCCGGGGGACTGA